In a genomic window of Leisingera caerulea DSM 24564:
- a CDS encoding CoA transferase subunit A — MKKVYANAAEALDGLLHDGMLIAAGGFGLCGIPELLLQAIKDAGTKDLTFASNNAGVDDFGIGILLQSKQVKKMISSYVGENAEFMRQYLSGELELEFNPQGTLAERMRAGGCGIPGFYTKTGVGTVIAEGKEHKDFNGETYILEEGIFADLSIVKAWKADDTGNLIFRKTARNFNPPAAMCGKICVAEVEEIVPRGELDPDQIHLPGIYVHRIIQGEHEKRIEQRTTRKREEA; from the coding sequence ATGAAAAAGGTTTACGCCAACGCCGCCGAAGCGCTCGACGGGCTGCTTCACGACGGCATGCTGATCGCCGCGGGGGGCTTTGGCCTCTGCGGCATCCCCGAACTGCTTCTGCAGGCAATCAAGGACGCGGGCACCAAGGACCTGACCTTTGCCTCCAACAATGCAGGCGTTGACGATTTCGGCATCGGCATCCTGCTGCAGTCCAAGCAGGTGAAAAAGATGATCTCCTCCTACGTGGGCGAGAATGCGGAATTCATGCGCCAGTACCTGTCCGGCGAGCTGGAGCTGGAATTCAATCCCCAGGGCACCCTGGCCGAGCGCATGCGCGCCGGCGGCTGCGGCATTCCGGGCTTTTACACCAAGACCGGTGTCGGCACCGTGATTGCCGAGGGTAAGGAACACAAGGACTTCAACGGCGAGACCTACATTCTGGAAGAAGGCATCTTTGCCGATCTTTCCATCGTGAAGGCCTGGAAGGCGGATGACACCGGCAACCTGATCTTCCGCAAGACCGCCCGCAACTTCAACCCGCCTGCCGCGATGTGCGGCAAGATCTGCGTGGCGGAAGTGGAGGAAATCGTGCCCCGCGGCGAGCTGGACCCCGACCAGATCCACCTGCCGGGCATCTACGTGCACCGCATCATCCAGGGCGAGCACGAGAAGCGCATCGAGCAGCGCACCACCCGCAAGCGTGAGGAGGCTTGA